The Methylobacterium sp. PvR107 genome contains a region encoding:
- a CDS encoding TetR/AcrR family transcriptional regulator: MAQGVVLERNQAQHEGDKRRQILDGARTVFLSAGFDGASMGEIARAAGVSKGTLYVYFENKEDLFEALIIQEKTGLAEALFTLDADDPNVPGVLVRLGISFLTEMCRPEHVSVVRTVIGACEKFPRFGQAFYEAGPACGIERLSGYLDAQVAAGRLRIADTELAARHFLHLCQAGLLTRLLFRAGGIADAALTRHQVDEAVRVFLAGYGTER; the protein is encoded by the coding sequence ATGGCTCAGGGTGTGGTGCTGGAGCGGAATCAGGCCCAGCACGAGGGCGACAAGCGGCGGCAGATCCTCGACGGCGCGCGGACGGTGTTCCTGTCGGCGGGTTTCGACGGCGCCAGCATGGGCGAGATCGCCCGGGCGGCCGGGGTCTCCAAGGGCACGCTCTACGTCTACTTCGAGAACAAGGAAGACTTGTTCGAGGCGCTGATCATCCAGGAGAAGACGGGCCTCGCCGAGGCGCTCTTCACCCTCGACGCCGACGATCCGAACGTGCCGGGTGTGCTGGTGCGGCTCGGCATCAGCTTCCTGACCGAGATGTGCCGGCCGGAGCACGTCTCGGTGGTCCGGACGGTGATCGGCGCCTGCGAGAAGTTCCCGCGTTTCGGGCAGGCCTTCTACGAGGCCGGACCCGCCTGCGGCATCGAACGCCTGTCAGGCTATCTCGACGCACAGGTTGCGGCCGGCCGGCTGCGGATCGCCGATACCGAACTCGCGGCGCGGCACTTCCTGCACCTGTGCCAAGCGGGCCTGCTGACCCGGCTGCTGTTCAGGGCGGGCGGCATCGCCGATGCGGCCCTGACGCGCCATCAGGTCGATGAGGCGGTGCGGGTGTTCCTGGCCGGGTACGGGACGGAGCGCTGA